atattaaatAGCAAGGAAACAGaaaaaatcaatatttatttcaaagcATCCACGTTTGAAGTTTTCCAAAGGACCAATTCCAAGGAACATTGTACAAGAATACAAAAGGAAATACTCGAGAAAATACTCCAAGTGACCACAAGGCTTAGTACATGACTCTAGTCTCTGGCTGGGGCAACCTGAAGTCACAACAGATTGTGTGAAACATGAATATGAAACCAAGAAAGCTGACTTTCAATGCCATAACCCTCTATCCCAGGTACTAGTCCACATTGAACACAAAATATTCTAGTCTGtaaaggaggattttattttgataattgaTAGCCATAATAAAGCAGCATAGATGCATCAGCCTTATACATTCTATGTTATTTCCTCTCTCACATAAACTGCATCGTGCTTGTTAGGCAAAACACAAATGAAAAAAGTGGTAAATCTAACCTGGGTTAGTATCTCAATCTCCACAGGCATAGTTGCACTAAATAGCAGAGTTTGATGCCTTTTTGGAAGATTGTGCAATACCTGAAACAGAATCAAATACTAATGTCTTCTTTCATGACATCATGGACAAGTTATCATATTGATCCACATAACACTCAGCCCACAGTTAGAGGATCCATTTATAAAATAATGATGCATTGAGAAACTCAAGAGCAGGAGATGAATATTAAGCATTTCTAAAATGTATGAAGAAACAAAGTTTTGGTACTTATGAAAACTTTCATGTGTGAATCTAATCCCTATTGTTTTGAAGTCTGCAGAAGTGAAACAGAGTGCTATTGAAAGCAAAAACAATTAAGTTTTAGGTCTTGTGAAAATAGTTCATGTGTGAATCTAATCCCTGATGTTTTAAAGTCTGCAGAAGTGAAACATAATGGTCTAGTTTATCAACCAAGAAGTATGGATGTGGGAAGCCCATAGCATTGCAGAAATAAATTGCAGCATCTTATACCTCTCTAATCTGTGGTTCAAACCCCATATCAAGCATTCTATCAGCTTCATCCAGAACAATAAACGAAATTCTAGAGAGGGAAGTGTTTCCTTGCTGTAAATGATCAATGAATCTTCCTGGAGTAGCAACAATTACATCCACTCCAGCTCTTAGTTCAGACCTCTGTCATTGCGAACAGCAACAAAAGTTGGACGAACATGTATCAAGTAACAAAATGGTAATCACACATTCACATGATAAATAGAATTTTGAGAATAAATTCTTGCTAGCACAATGGAAAATGTTGTTTCAGCATCCAATTCTTCAAGGACAGATTTCAGTAAATTTTTAAAGCATGACAATTGTTCCTTTATTCTAACTAAGCCCTCCATTTCCTTATCTTGCAATACTCATCACATAATAAAACAAGAAAATAGAATTTTGAGAATACATTCTTACTTGCTGGCACAAGGGAAAATGTTGTTTAAGCATCCAATTCTTACAAGGACAGATTTCAGTAAATTTTTAAAGCATGACAATTGTTCCTTTATTCTAACTAAGCCCACCATTTCCTTATCTTGCAATACTCATTGAGAATTCAACCAACCATTGAAAACAGAATTAGAACTAATACATACCTGGTCAGCAATGTTAGTTCCACCAACAACTATTGCAGTTCTAAAGCATTCGAGAGATCTGCTAAaacatttgacctgaaattttatggcAATGCTATTCAACTTGGTGACTTGATTCAAATAAAAGCTCATGCTAGCTCCCAACTGGCAAATTATATAGAACTAAACATACAAGACCAGACCGGTATGTATAATTCTTAactcttaaaataattgtttctATTATAAATAAGTTCTCAAACCTCCTTTTCAATCTGTTGGGCTAGCTctctggtaggagccaacaccaATGCCAGCGGTCCATCGCCACGCCAAATGGGAGACTGAGCCAAGCAGTGCTGCAGATTGAAAAAATAATCGCATAAGaaaatgtcatgaccatataagtATACATAATATGATAAGTTCATAACATAACACCTGTATCATCGGAATGGCGAATGCAGCAGTTTTGCCACTACCAGTTTGAGCACAACCTAACAAATCTCTTCCACTAAGAGCAACTGTCATGGCCTGAGCCTGAATAGAAGTCGGCCTAGTATATCCATGATATGTAATATCCTTCATGATGCTCGGGTGCAAAAGCTAAGAAATAATGAAAAACGATCTTTATTTTTGTAAATTGGTTCATCATAATCAACCATAGCAATCCGACcaaaatataattatcattatcCAAATTACAAAGATTACCATATCTTCAAACGATTCAATGGGTGCAGGTGCGGGAGGAGAATCCGAAGCAACAGTGACTTCGACATTAAGCCGCAAACGAACATCTTCAATCTACATGTAATTGCAATACAACAAAAATGATTCAAACACAGCAAGAAATCACTTTTAAGATATCAGGAATCAAATCACTTGTATAGAAACTCCCATACAAGGCAAGGTTCCAAAATCTAGCAagcaattggagaaaagaaaaaatgaacCAGAAAGGAACCCTAAAAACATGTAAAATTCAAACCGATTACTTCTCAGCAACCAAACAAAGTCGTTTTAGTTCAATATTAacagattaaaaaaataataataataacaatcgcACTGAATATCAACAAAATATCAAAGCAGTTGCGAGAGTAAAAGAGCGGAAACCTGCTGCGAATTCAAGCGAAGAACGCGCTCGGAGGGGCTCCATTGAGGAAAAACGACTTCGGGAACAGCCAAGGTTCTCGGCGACGTGACAGCAACGGAAGTCCGGCGAGAGCCATTGGACAAAGTAGGAAGAGAGTTCCAAGTGGAAGTAGCAGAGGAGATTTTAGTGTGCAAATTTGAAGAAGCGGAATGCGAGAGCTTACTGATGTGATCACTGACGCTGTCTAGGGTTAGTGaagaagtggtggtggtggtagagtTCCTCAGGTGTGGCGGTATATACGACATTGTTTAAGATTGGCTTTAACAGTTTTTAGTTACGCTTGCACAAATACAGTGGAGTGAAAATGCGATGGAGCGGAGCTGATGAAAGGGGAAAAAACAGATGTGAAGTGGAAGATGAGATAAGCGAGTGAAATGAAATGATATTCTTTTGACAAATGATAGCGTTTCCTTTTTAGGCCCAAGCCCATTGGCTTTTAACATGATAGAGGCCAAGATAGAAGAAATACATTGAACATCAAACTGGCAAAGAGCCGAAAGCAAGGTTACAGCGGGCATAGTATTATACTGAATTGAAGGCTCCTGAATGGTCCTCTTAGCCATAAAATATGCAGCTTGATTACACTCACAGTTAACATGATTAAAGGAGACTTGCCACCATCCTTTGAGAAATTTGCAAAATATCTCTAGATATATTCTATGGTACTAATGGAGTTTCTTGGTCATTTAGAAGCTGCATGAGCATTTTCAAATCACTATCTAAGATAACTCTATTGAAGCCCGAAGAAAGAGCAATTAGGGTGGCCTTTCGACAAGCCAAACCTTCCATGGTCAGAGTATCTGATGTATATCCAATATAGCCTTGCAAACCCAACTAATAACAGAGCCCGACGCATCTCTGCCTATAATCGCTATTGCCCCTCTCTTTTTCTGCTATTCATTGCTGTATCAAAATTGAATTTAACTACATCAGGAGGTGGAGGAGACCAAGTTTTAACTAGAGAGGTGTCTACAACAGCTCGTGGCACCGGAGGATCTTTTGAAGCTACAAATTTATCAAAATATCTGTTGGCAGCAAAAAGGATATCCTCATGAGAAAGGATTTGATTTTTAAACACAACAATATTCTGACTTTCCCACAATTGCCACAAAATGAGCACTGTAAGTTGAGTGAGCATAACCCCATCTTCATGATTTGCCAAAGGCTCAGCAAACAGCCTTTAACATCTGAGCTACAAAAATGGGATGGCCATACTCTTAAGGGAGAATTCACCGAAACCGCTATAGCTATAGGATAATCGAAGAAGATATGCCTAGATGTCTCATCTTCTCCACAGATAATGCAGTGAAAAATAATATGAGGGAATCTCTTGTTTAAAGATAAATTTGTGGGTAATTTATTCTTCATCATACTCCATAGGAAAATAAGAAGTTTCTTTGGCCCATCAATTCTCCAAAGTTGTTTCCATAAAAACTCTATATTGGCTTAAAAGGATGGACCTGGATCAGCATTAAGATTAATCCCTCTACTCCTCTGAATTGCATAAGCAATATGGTAACCTGATTTAACTGTATATCTGCCTCCTGGGTCAAAGTGCCAAACCAATCGATCATCACTGTTAAAAATACTGAGAGGAATGGATAGAATGTGATTTTCGTCCTCTTCACAAAAATTGGCCCACACCAACTCTCTATCCCATTTTTTATTATCCTGATGAATTAGCTAAGCTACCCACACTAAGTTCTCATGATGTTCATCAATCATGGTAAGTTAGGAAAGCACTTAGGCACCCATTTATCCTGGTTACACAGAATTGACCTACCATCCCCCACATGCCATCTTAGGCCTTTCTCCAACCCTTGTCTCCTCAAGAGGACACTTTGCCAACCCCATGAAGGTCTGCTGCCTAAAGAAGCTTGTATAAAATTTGAATAAGGAAATACTTCCTTTTGAGAACTCTAACAAGCAGAGAATTTAGAGCTGAAAGAATCCGCCATCCTTGCCGAGCTAAAAGTGTTATGTTAAACCCTTTCGAATCTTGAAATCCCATTCTCCCTTTACTTTTGGGTTGATAAAGATTCGGCCAGGCAATCCAATACATTTTTCGCTCATTTTGCTTTTAACCCTACTAGAAATTAGCAACAACGGAATTGATTTTCTAACACAATGTGGAAGGCAACTTGAAACAGGACATAGTATAGACAAGCAAAGCAGAGGCAATTGCCTTAATTAGAACCTCTTTGCGTCCTTTTGATAACAA
This is a stretch of genomic DNA from Hevea brasiliensis isolate MT/VB/25A 57/8 chromosome 12, ASM3005281v1, whole genome shotgun sequence. It encodes these proteins:
- the LOC110637126 gene encoding uncharacterized protein LOC110637126 isoform X1, producing MSYIPPHLRNSTTTTTSSLTLDSVSDHISKLSHSASSNLHTKISSATSTWNSLPTLSNGSRRTSVAVTSPRTLAVPEVVFPQWSPSERVLRLNSQQIEDVRLRLNVEVTVASDSPPAPAPIESFEDMLLHPSIMKDITYHGYTRPTSIQAQAMTVALSGRDLLGCAQTGSGKTAAFAIPMIQHCLAQSPIWRGDGPLALVLAPTRELAQQIEKEVKCFSRSLECFRTAIVVGGTNIADQRSELRAGVDVIVATPGRFIDHLQQGNTSLSRISFIVLDEADRMLDMGFEPQIREVLHNLPKRHQTLLFSATMPVEIEILTQEYLTTPVQIKVGKVSSPTANVSQVLKKVSESEKIDCLLALLVEDASQAERSGHPFPLTVVFVERKTRCDEVAEALVAQGLQAAALHGGRSQSEREAALQDFRSGSNNILVATDVASRGLDVTGVAHVINLDLPKTMEDYVHRVGRTGRAGSAGQATSFYTDRDLFLVAQIKKAIADAESGNIVAFATGKVARRKEREAAALQKEARNALSQMVGPTSSSIEDKYRFMIASSSIKGEGAADSAWDD
- the LOC110637126 gene encoding ATP-dependent RNA helicase DBP2 isoform X2, translating into MSYIPPHLRNSTTTTTSSLTLDSVSDHISKLSHSASSNLHTKISSATSTWNSLPTLSNGSRRTSVAVTSPRTLAVPEVVFPQWSPSERVLRLNSQQIEDVRLRLNVEVTVASDSPPAPAPIESFEDMLLHPSIMKDITYHGYTRPTSIQAQAMTVALSGRDLLGCAQTGSGKTAAFAIPMIQHCLAQSPIWRGDGPLALVLAPTRELAQQIEKEVKCFSRSLECFRTAIVVGGTNIADQRSELRAGVDVIVATPGRFIDHLQQGNTSLSRISFIVLDEADRMLDMGFEPQIREVLHNLPKRHQTLLFSATMPVEIEILTQEYLTTPVQIKVGKVSSPTANVSQVLKKVSESEKIDCLLALLVEDASQAERSGHPFPLTVVFVERKTRCDEVAEALVAQGLQAAALHGGRSQSEREAALQDFRSGSNNILVATDVASRGLDVTGVAHVINLDLPKQPEASVMAASIIDNGRLCT